A single Petrotoga sp. 9PWA.NaAc.5.4 DNA region contains:
- a CDS encoding metallophosphoesterase, translating to MWLILSDSHDNMIKIKHIPNIVEENNVTAIFHCGDFVSPFTLPYFLFENIEFYGVFGNNDGEKILLHQKSNGKIKNGPVTIELENKKIFLMHEPYSLISAEKSGLYDYIFFGHTHEIVKRRFGKTLVLNPGELCGWLTSKATYALLDPITGEVEIKEL from the coding sequence ATGTGGCTTATACTTTCTGATTCACATGATAATATGATAAAAATAAAACACATTCCTAATATAGTTGAGGAAAATAATGTAACCGCTATTTTTCATTGTGGAGACTTTGTATCTCCTTTTACTTTACCTTATTTTTTATTTGAAAATATAGAATTTTATGGAGTTTTCGGAAACAATGATGGAGAAAAGATATTACTTCACCAAAAATCTAATGGAAAGATTAAAAATGGTCCAGTAACGATTGAATTAGAAAATAAAAAGATTTTTCTAATGCACGAACCTTATTCTTTAATATCAGCAGAAAAATCTGGTTTGTATGATTACATATTTTTTGGACATACTCACGAAATAGTAAAAAGAAGATTTGGGAAAACTTTAGTATTGAATCCTGGTGAATTATGTGGTTGGTTGACATCAAAAGCGACTTATGCCTTGTTAGATCCCATTACAGGTGAAGTTGAAATAAAGGAATTATAA
- a CDS encoding thiamine diphosphokinase, with product MDEIVYVIGGAGKRSSLKFYKNIVEKASLKIACDSGIKIYREINVVPDILIGDFDSASPEDLEWAKKNGCEILTYPAEKEEIDTELALIVLRERKEKDVIISGVLGDRIDQEVASLYLLVEYIDLNPCILEEDVKIGVVSGFKEEDAFVGETWSILRIGDKVEGLTLEGFKYELKNKDLNNFRSLGISNEAISNKVRIFLKKGTILFVRWINKKW from the coding sequence GTGGACGAAATAGTTTATGTAATAGGTGGAGCAGGAAAAAGAAGTTCTTTAAAATTTTATAAAAATATAGTAGAAAAAGCTTCTTTAAAAATAGCGTGTGACTCGGGTATTAAAATTTACCGAGAGATTAATGTGGTTCCAGATATTTTGATTGGTGATTTTGATTCAGCCTCTCCTGAAGATTTAGAATGGGCAAAAAAGAATGGGTGTGAAATATTAACATATCCGGCAGAAAAAGAAGAAATTGATACAGAATTAGCTTTGATAGTTTTAAGGGAGAGAAAAGAAAAAGATGTTATTATTTCAGGAGTTTTGGGCGATAGAATAGATCAAGAAGTTGCTTCGCTCTATTTATTAGTAGAATATATCGATTTAAATCCTTGTATTTTAGAGGAAGATGTGAAAATAGGAGTTGTAAGCGGATTTAAAGAGGAAGATGCTTTTGTTGGAGAAACATGGTCCATTTTGAGAATAGGAGATAAAGTTGAAGGATTAACTCTTGAAGGTTTTAAATATGAACTTAAGAACAAAGATTTAAATAATTTTAGGTCCTTGGGTATAAGCAATGAAGCAATAAGTAATAAGGTAAGAATTTTTCTTAAAAAAGGGACTATATTATTTGTAAGATGGATAAATAAAAAATGGTGA
- a CDS encoding NAD(P)H-hydrate dehydratase — protein sequence MKVLTSQEAKQIDRETVQKGIMEETLIEQAAASVADIVETYKPHAILSVVGKGNNGADGVATARILKNRGYKVEILLVGDVGQSSEGFKKQFKIANNYGVKVYRFGQDNVDFEEYDLIIDGLLGIGLNGDVKDEIAEVIDKINSSNNVIISIDIPSGLSCDTGEIMGNAVKASETVTFGNLKIGHLLYPAREFCGDIKIANLSFDSSILDSINRNLVTSDMVKSLLPDRPEDSYKYKFGSVLILSGSAKYPGAPILTALGAQRVGTGIVKLITPADSSGILALEPSIIYRSLDKEYFESRDVEIIKEDIKKADVLIIGPGITEQATGFILRLVNDYKEEKLFLLDADALLILKDRKIKLNKNFVITPHVGELTKVYRNVKNDVLGLESYSKEIGSTIVLKSSTTIITDGERTYFNIAGNSSLAKGGSGDLLSGVIGGYIAQGLSSLKASIIGTYVVYDTAQNLSKDYTEYFITPKLICDNIYRTISKLTK from the coding sequence ATGAAAGTATTAACATCTCAAGAAGCTAAGCAGATAGATAGAGAAACTGTTCAAAAAGGTATAATGGAAGAAACTTTGATAGAACAAGCGGCAGCTTCTGTAGCAGATATTGTAGAAACATATAAGCCTCATGCCATTTTAAGTGTTGTAGGAAAAGGTAATAACGGTGCTGATGGAGTTGCAACAGCCCGAATATTAAAAAATAGAGGTTATAAAGTTGAAATTCTTTTAGTAGGAGATGTGGGGCAATCAAGCGAAGGATTCAAAAAACAATTTAAAATAGCAAATAATTATGGAGTAAAAGTTTATCGTTTTGGGCAAGATAATGTAGATTTTGAGGAATATGATTTGATAATAGATGGACTCCTTGGTATAGGTTTGAATGGAGATGTCAAAGATGAAATAGCAGAGGTAATAGATAAAATAAATAGTTCAAACAACGTAATTATCTCTATAGACATTCCTTCAGGACTGTCTTGTGATACGGGAGAAATTATGGGGAACGCTGTTAAAGCAAGTGAAACAGTTACTTTTGGTAATTTAAAAATAGGGCATCTACTTTATCCTGCAAGGGAATTTTGTGGAGATATAAAAATAGCTAATCTTTCATTTGATAGTTCTATTTTAGATTCAATTAATAGAAATTTGGTAACAAGCGATATGGTTAAATCTTTACTTCCTGATAGGCCGGAAGATTCTTATAAATATAAATTTGGAAGTGTTTTAATACTTTCAGGAAGCGCTAAATATCCTGGAGCTCCTATTTTGACCGCTTTAGGCGCTCAAAGAGTTGGTACGGGAATAGTTAAACTGATTACTCCGGCTGATTCTTCCGGTATTTTAGCTTTAGAACCTTCAATAATTTACAGATCACTTGATAAGGAATATTTTGAAAGTAGAGATGTAGAAATAATAAAAGAGGATATAAAAAAAGCTGATGTTTTAATCATAGGTCCGGGAATTACAGAGCAAGCAACAGGGTTTATACTGAGATTAGTCAACGATTACAAAGAAGAAAAGCTTTTTTTACTTGATGCTGATGCATTGTTGATATTAAAAGATAGAAAGATAAAACTAAATAAAAATTTTGTTATTACTCCTCACGTAGGAGAATTAACGAAAGTTTATAGAAATGTAAAAAATGATGTTTTGGGTTTGGAATCTTACTCTAAAGAGATAGGCAGTACAATAGTTCTAAAATCTTCTACAACGATTATTACTGATGGAGAAAGAACATATTTTAATATTGCTGGTAATTCAAGCTTAGCAAAAGGTGGTTCAGGAGATCTGCTTTCTGGAGTAATAGGTGGTTATATTGCTCAAGGCCTAAGCTCACTTAAAGCTTCTATTATAGGGACATATGTGGTTTATGATACAGCTCAAAATTTATCTAAAGATTATACAGAATATTTTATTACTCCTAAACTTATATGTGATAATATTTATAGAACAATTTCTAAGTTAACAAAGTAA
- a CDS encoding adenylosuccinate synthase: protein MKKMAIVGAQWGDEGKGKIVNYFSKDFEWIVRFSGGSNAGHTIYYKDKKYVNHLLPSIMPNSNSKGFLGAGMVLDLEKLVEELSILESDFPDISSKFYIDLEAFLVLPWHKEEDEIIESMRKKPIGTTRRGIGPSYTDKVSREGIKFYYLFDESLLMNRLEDIYYLKSSYYGNKLKTSISEVYEFLIKARNRLEKLKVNYASAIEMGEVFRSTSVLFEGAQGVLLDLDFGTYPFVTSSSCMAHGVSSVGFSTFELDDVYGVLKAYTTRVGEGPFPTEIFGEEAEKIRRLGNEYGATTGRPRRVGWLDLPALRYAKIRSGLTGLVITKSDVLNGFDQIKVCTNYEIKGKIKDTPSSSYDFFVAKPVYKELKGWKNTSDINFLKYLSFIEEQTQINVDYISYGPKTEEMCSKNHLILNIDR, encoded by the coding sequence ATGAAAAAAATGGCGATTGTAGGTGCTCAATGGGGAGATGAAGGTAAAGGGAAAATTGTTAATTATTTTTCAAAAGACTTTGAATGGATAGTTCGTTTTTCTGGGGGTTCTAATGCAGGCCATACTATATATTACAAAGATAAAAAATATGTGAATCATTTATTACCTTCAATTATGCCTAATTCTAATTCTAAAGGATTTTTAGGTGCAGGCATGGTTCTTGATCTTGAAAAATTAGTTGAAGAATTATCCATTTTAGAATCGGATTTTCCTGATATATCTTCAAAATTTTATATAGATTTAGAAGCTTTTTTGGTTCTTCCCTGGCATAAAGAAGAAGATGAAATTATTGAGTCTATGAGAAAAAAACCTATTGGTACTACAAGAAGAGGAATAGGGCCTTCGTATACGGATAAAGTTTCAAGAGAAGGCATAAAATTTTATTATTTATTTGATGAAAGCTTGCTCATGAACAGATTAGAGGATATATATTATCTTAAGAGCAGTTATTATGGTAATAAGCTTAAAACTTCGATAAGCGAAGTTTATGAATTTTTAATAAAGGCTCGAAATAGATTAGAGAAATTAAAAGTTAATTATGCTAGTGCTATTGAAATGGGGGAAGTTTTCAGGAGTACATCTGTATTATTTGAGGGCGCTCAAGGTGTTTTACTTGATCTGGATTTTGGAACTTATCCCTTTGTTACTTCTTCTTCTTGTATGGCTCATGGTGTTTCTTCTGTTGGATTTTCGACGTTTGAATTAGATGATGTATATGGCGTATTGAAAGCTTATACCACCAGAGTTGGAGAAGGTCCTTTCCCAACCGAAATTTTTGGTGAAGAAGCAGAAAAGATACGGCGATTAGGTAACGAATATGGCGCAACAACAGGAAGGCCAAGAAGAGTAGGATGGCTTGATTTACCTGCTTTAAGATACGCTAAAATTAGATCAGGTTTAACAGGTTTAGTTATAACCAAGTCGGATGTATTAAATGGTTTTGATCAAATAAAAGTATGTACAAACTATGAAATAAAAGGAAAAATTAAAGATACGCCGTCGTCATCTTATGATTTTTTTGTTGCAAAACCAGTTTACAAAGAGTTAAAGGGTTGGAAAAATACAAGTGACATAAACTTTTTAAAATATCTCTCATTTATAGAAGAACAAACACAAATAAATGTTGATTACATATCCTATGGTCCAAAAACTGAAGAAATGTGTTCAAAAAATCATTTAATATTGAATATTGATAGATAA
- a CDS encoding 23S rRNA (pseudouridine(1915)-N(3))-methyltransferase RlmH — MTRIIVIGQLKTEFVKSGVKQYLKWLKKYENIKLIELPISGDLNKLPSKSIKDRDFEKIQKFFEDSYNIFLDERGKELDSIGFAEFYDKIKSRCGKKFLSFYVGGPLGHSEKVYDVADDMISLSKFTFTHEYAVLLILEQIFRSNKILNNESYHY, encoded by the coding sequence ATGACAAGAATAATAGTAATTGGACAATTGAAAACTGAATTTGTAAAAAGTGGTGTAAAGCAATATTTAAAATGGTTAAAAAAATATGAGAATATTAAATTAATAGAGCTTCCCATTTCGGGAGATTTGAACAAACTTCCAAGTAAGAGTATTAAAGATAGAGATTTTGAAAAGATACAAAAATTTTTTGAAGATTCTTACAATATTTTTTTAGATGAAAGAGGTAAAGAATTAGATTCTATAGGATTTGCAGAGTTTTATGATAAAATAAAAAGCAGATGTGGTAAAAAATTTCTAAGTTTTTATGTTGGAGGACCTCTCGGCCATTCAGAAAAAGTTTATGACGTTGCTGATGATATGATATCTTTATCGAAATTTACTTTTACCCACGAATATGCAGTATTGTTGATATTAGAACAGATATTTAGAAGTAACAAAATATTGAACAATGAGAGTTATCATTATTAA
- a CDS encoding FtsW/RodA/SpoVE family cell cycle protein — protein MLKAVSKLSFFNNKEKIKRIEFLLIISYVVLLTIGYFAVKSSVLNSSLEGIEKQQFLWMILGIVFFTLSLFIPERLIKTFAPVLFYLNFFALILVLFSNPISGARRWIRVGPFGFQPSEFFKLSLILYLSYVISEKVSKRYFYFSSLIIIFSSILIYKEPDFSTTLIVLFTWFIIVFVSGKFEKLWQYSLGLALIAGPFVFLNLQEYQKGRILGFLFPEQYALSYFYNTDQAMKAIGSGGILGKGYMSGFMNLTNFVPESHSDFILSVIGEEFGFVGVSLILLLYIIILWRLFKGYKISEDNFWKYYYFGAAFLLFFHVFQNVGMNLGIMPVTGIPLPLISYGGTSILTFSIILGLAAKGLMIEKNITG, from the coding sequence TTGTTGAAAGCTGTTTCCAAATTATCTTTTTTCAATAATAAAGAAAAGATTAAGAGAATAGAATTTCTTTTGATAATTTCTTATGTTGTTTTGTTGACTATTGGGTATTTTGCGGTTAAAAGTTCAGTTTTGAATAGTTCTTTAGAAGGTATAGAAAAACAGCAATTTTTATGGATGATTTTAGGGATAGTCTTTTTTACTTTATCGCTATTTATCCCAGAAAGATTAATTAAGACTTTTGCCCCAGTATTGTTTTATTTGAATTTTTTTGCTTTGATTTTAGTTTTATTCTCAAATCCTATAAGTGGAGCGCGACGATGGATAAGGGTAGGACCTTTCGGGTTTCAACCATCGGAATTTTTTAAATTGTCTTTAATTTTGTATCTGAGTTATGTTATTTCTGAAAAAGTTAGTAAAAGATACTTTTATTTTTCTTCGTTAATAATTATTTTTTCGTCGATTTTAATATATAAAGAGCCAGATTTTAGCACTACTTTGATCGTTTTGTTTACTTGGTTTATAATCGTTTTTGTTTCAGGAAAATTTGAAAAATTATGGCAATATTCATTAGGTTTAGCTTTGATAGCTGGGCCATTTGTTTTTTTAAATTTACAAGAATATCAGAAAGGAAGAATACTTGGGTTTCTTTTTCCCGAACAATATGCGTTGAGTTATTTTTATAACACAGATCAAGCAATGAAAGCTATTGGTTCAGGAGGAATTTTAGGTAAAGGTTATATGAGTGGTTTTATGAATTTAACGAATTTTGTACCTGAAAGTCATTCAGATTTTATACTTTCAGTTATTGGGGAAGAGTTTGGGTTTGTAGGTGTATCTTTGATATTGTTATTGTATATTATTATTTTGTGGAGGCTGTTTAAAGGATATAAAATTTCCGAAGATAATTTTTGGAAATATTATTATTTTGGAGCGGCATTTTTACTTTTTTTTCACGTTTTCCAAAATGTCGGTATGAATTTAGGAATTATGCCAGTGACAGGTATTCCTTTACCTTTAATATCATATGGAGGAACGTCTATTCTAACGTTTTCTATAATTTTAGGGTTAGCAGCTAAAGGTTTGATGATTGAAAAAAATATTACGGGGTGA
- a CDS encoding biotin--[acetyl-CoA-carboxylase] ligase: MIGDKLIILDKIDSTNQYIKENWEKLPSETVVWALEQKMGYGRKKNFWHSPLGGLWFSVLFKPRKRPLVPYYYVRMYSLVIFDLLKKKYNLKPVIKWPNDILVNEKKICGILGESVYKGNNPVCVIVGVGLNVNNELPLEISNKAISLKELLGREVSLKKILNQINHIAYNSYYLKYFKPKALNGLTKIWIKHLNIKPGDTISLKYNEDIIYGKLLEIKSESLVVLTNKGEIKEYNSGEISVLK, encoded by the coding sequence ATGATTGGAGATAAACTAATTATATTAGATAAAATAGACTCTACTAATCAATATATTAAGGAAAATTGGGAGAAGCTCCCTTCTGAAACTGTTGTTTGGGCTTTAGAACAAAAAATGGGATATGGAAGAAAAAAAAATTTTTGGCATTCACCCTTAGGAGGACTTTGGTTTTCCGTTTTATTTAAACCAAGAAAAAGGCCTTTAGTTCCTTATTATTACGTTCGAATGTATTCACTTGTTATATTTGACTTATTAAAGAAAAAATACAATTTAAAACCTGTTATAAAATGGCCAAATGATATCTTAGTTAACGAAAAAAAAATATGTGGTATATTAGGTGAAAGCGTGTATAAAGGTAATAACCCAGTATGTGTAATAGTAGGAGTTGGTTTAAACGTTAACAATGAACTTCCATTGGAAATAAGTAACAAAGCAATTTCTCTAAAAGAACTTTTAGGTCGAGAAGTATCTCTTAAAAAAATCTTGAATCAAATTAACCATATCGCTTATAATTCATATTATCTAAAATATTTTAAGCCTAAAGCTTTGAATGGTTTAACCAAAATTTGGATTAAACATCTTAACATCAAACCAGGTGATACAATAAGTTTAAAATATAACGAAGATATCATATATGGAAAATTACTTGAAATAAAATCCGAAAGCTTAGTAGTACTAACAAACAAGGGAGAAATAAAAGAATATAATTCTGGGGAAATAAGCGTCTTAAAATAA
- the hpt gene encoding hypoxanthine phosphoribosyltransferase, with protein sequence MSLNVLIGEEKINKKIEELALNITDYYKEMTDEIVGVCVLKGSVNFFSDLVKRIKLNVRYNFIQVSSYTGEVTTGSVKVKSWLDEPLENKHVLIVEDIVDTGNTLKYIVKYFQRQNPLSLEITSLLMKTVHNHEVNVKFPGFEIGNIFVVGYGLDYDEKYRNLPYIGYIN encoded by the coding sequence ATGTCATTAAATGTTCTTATTGGGGAAGAAAAAATAAACAAGAAGATTGAAGAATTAGCTTTAAATATAACTGATTATTACAAAGAAATGACTGACGAAATCGTTGGAGTGTGCGTTCTAAAAGGATCGGTTAATTTTTTTAGCGACCTTGTCAAAAGAATAAAATTAAATGTGAGATATAATTTTATACAAGTTTCAAGCTACACAGGAGAAGTTACAACTGGATCTGTAAAAGTAAAAAGTTGGCTTGATGAACCTTTAGAAAATAAACACGTCCTCATAGTGGAAGATATTGTGGATACTGGTAACACTCTAAAATACATAGTAAAATATTTTCAAAGGCAAAATCCTCTTTCTTTAGAAATAACTTCGTTGTTAATGAAGACCGTCCACAATCATGAAGTTAATGTTAAATTCCCTGGTTTTGAAATTGGAAACATATTTGTTGTAGGATATGGGTTAGATTACGACGAAAAATATAGGAATCTCCCTTACATAGGGTATATTAACTAA
- a CDS encoding purine-nucleoside phosphorylase produces MDMKEYVSKVRQAANYIKEKSNITPKIAIILGSGLGKISENLESPIQIVYENIPNFPKSTAPGHKGELLIGKFGDKNILLMNGRFHYYEGYTMKEVTFPIRVMQELGIEYLILTNAAGTLNPDFEIGYPCLITDHINFFGDNPLIGPNYDEWGERFPDMTEVYSKYLIDAAFSSAKKLNIRIYSGVYLGLSGPTFETPAEMTMMRNFGADLVGMSTVPEAIVARHAGIKLLGFSAITDKAVPTQLKKVTAEEVLEVAEKTGGKIADIIMDMINSNIFE; encoded by the coding sequence ATGGATATGAAAGAATACGTTTCAAAAGTAAGACAGGCTGCTAATTATATAAAAGAAAAGTCAAATATAACCCCAAAAATTGCTATTATATTAGGATCTGGTTTAGGAAAGATATCGGAAAATTTAGAAAGTCCTATCCAAATTGTTTATGAGAATATCCCAAACTTTCCAAAATCAACTGCCCCTGGCCATAAAGGTGAATTACTTATAGGTAAATTCGGAGATAAAAATATTTTACTTATGAACGGAAGATTTCATTATTATGAAGGATACACAATGAAAGAAGTTACATTTCCTATAAGAGTAATGCAAGAATTAGGAATTGAATATTTAATATTGACAAATGCTGCGGGAACTTTAAACCCCGATTTTGAAATAGGGTATCCTTGTTTAATAACAGATCATATTAATTTTTTTGGAGATAATCCTCTAATTGGACCTAATTATGATGAATGGGGAGAAAGATTCCCTGATATGACAGAAGTGTACTCAAAATATTTGATAGATGCCGCGTTTAGTTCCGCGAAAAAATTAAACATTCGCATTTACTCTGGAGTATACCTTGGATTAAGCGGTCCTACTTTCGAAACTCCGGCAGAAATGACTATGATGAGAAACTTTGGAGCAGATTTAGTTGGCATGTCAACAGTTCCTGAAGCCATAGTTGCAAGACATGCTGGTATAAAATTATTAGGATTCTCAGCTATTACAGACAAAGCAGTACCTACTCAATTAAAAAAAGTGACTGCCGAAGAAGTTTTAGAAGTAGCAGAGAAAACCGGTGGAAAAATTGCTGACATAATAATGGATATGATAAATTCAAATATTTTTGAATAA
- a CDS encoding lytic transglycosylase domain-containing protein, with translation MKNVGLFILFFFFSMQAFSFYEMYDYFFMKPGNYFEYNSSSNGDFGLEFYTVKKYPLMDSNTLLESVWSQPRSLIGGQMMVESGNYTHAISSSKAMGLLQIKNLTALDLYVYNLFDPYDNLKGALEYHGYLRRMFNDERLQLIAYHDGPTAVMAGNISASGERYYEKVKEAQKNYTNRKIYSPYFLGGRISYDDDKIIDGEFKAGLAYRKLELYGDISVNLNFSENTQDDNFGIDYNYTILYVPRTNVGFGIGGNPIPNKIVLRLGFPWQNFVITAFDEPSITYKHELNKYFTSKITLNNDNLLFSGYFSIYNIDLFLGYEVFHQALNLGFRLSF, from the coding sequence TTGAAAAATGTTGGTTTATTTATATTATTTTTCTTTTTTTCTATGCAAGCGTTTTCTTTTTATGAAATGTACGATTATTTTTTCATGAAACCTGGAAATTATTTTGAATATAATTCAAGCAGCAATGGAGACTTCGGATTAGAATTTTATACAGTTAAGAAATATCCATTAATGGATTCAAACACTCTTTTAGAATCCGTTTGGTCACAACCTAGGTCTTTAATCGGCGGTCAAATGATGGTTGAATCCGGAAACTATACCCATGCCATATCATCATCAAAAGCTATGGGATTATTACAAATTAAAAACCTTACCGCACTTGACCTTTACGTTTACAATCTTTTTGATCCATATGATAATTTAAAAGGTGCTTTAGAATATCACGGTTACCTTCGTAGAATGTTTAATGACGAAAGACTGCAATTGATAGCATATCATGATGGCCCTACAGCAGTAATGGCTGGAAACATTTCTGCATCAGGTGAAAGGTACTATGAAAAAGTAAAAGAAGCTCAAAAAAATTATACTAATAGAAAAATATACTCACCATATTTTTTGGGAGGCAGAATATCTTACGACGATGATAAAATTATTGACGGAGAATTTAAAGCAGGCTTAGCATATAGAAAATTAGAACTTTATGGCGATATTTCTGTTAACTTAAATTTTAGCGAGAATACTCAAGATGATAATTTTGGAATTGACTATAATTACACAATACTTTATGTGCCTCGTACAAATGTTGGTTTTGGTATAGGAGGAAATCCTATCCCAAATAAAATTGTTTTAAGATTAGGCTTTCCGTGGCAGAATTTTGTTATAACAGCTTTTGATGAACCATCAATTACATATAAACACGAATTAAATAAATATTTTACTTCTAAAATCACTTTAAATAATGATAATTTGCTATTTTCAGGTTATTTTTCCATATACAATATTGACTTGTTTTTGGGATATGAAGTCTTCCATCAAGCTTTAAATTTAGGATTTCGTTTATCTTTTTAA
- the fliF gene encoding flagellar basal-body MS-ring/collar protein FliF, producing MEKYFQSVVDWWKNLGKEKQRTILIIGSIILILTIILTVFLTRKNYTFLIGGLDQVSSGNIIRSLEEMRIPYKVDNFGNIYVANQNVAELRMKMAAEGILGTNIQGYEILQNQSFGATSYDKQVNYQIALEGELARSISSMSGINSARVHLVIPPRTYYQVGSNPEPSASVLLMVNPGVTITQDQVRAIINLVSGAVQGLKPENVKVIDNFSKDLSAQVMLSENINDANTKFRLKTEVEKYYSNKVENSLQSVFGLGNVVVVSEVDLNWEKIEQQERRVEPVVDENGIILSQQSKMEQSGGQSTGRIPGVDSNIPPYTYQTQAGTDNYYISSNIITNYDVNEIYRKTIEDKTGEIANKSFTIFIDFSQSKMQNSEELRSQITKAIATAVGTSETNISLVDIQFNRDIETLRSQIESELQQRRQRIVNIVIAIIITLMVIIFLIIVSRTAKSRKAARLIEERKKQLETEAEAVINQKKVEVKEYSPDEEKIKELEDLVNKNPDEVAEIIKIWLRSQ from the coding sequence ATGGAAAAATATTTTCAAAGTGTTGTTGACTGGTGGAAAAATTTAGGAAAAGAAAAACAAAGAACGATATTAATTATCGGTTCTATTATCTTGATACTAACTATTATACTTACAGTATTTCTCACACGAAAAAATTATACTTTTTTAATTGGAGGATTAGATCAAGTAAGCTCAGGAAATATAATTAGAAGTTTAGAAGAGATGAGAATACCCTACAAAGTTGATAACTTTGGAAATATATATGTAGCTAATCAAAATGTAGCGGAACTAAGAATGAAAATGGCAGCAGAAGGGATTTTAGGAACAAATATTCAAGGATATGAGATTTTACAAAATCAAAGTTTTGGAGCTACAAGCTATGATAAGCAAGTCAATTATCAAATAGCCTTGGAAGGCGAACTTGCTCGAAGTATTTCTTCAATGTCAGGTATAAACTCTGCCAGAGTACATTTAGTCATTCCACCCAGGACTTATTATCAAGTTGGCAGTAATCCAGAACCATCTGCTTCTGTTTTGTTGATGGTTAATCCAGGCGTAACTATAACTCAAGATCAAGTGAGAGCCATAATTAATTTAGTATCGGGAGCTGTTCAAGGGTTAAAACCTGAAAACGTTAAAGTAATAGATAACTTTTCCAAAGATTTGAGTGCCCAAGTTATGCTTTCAGAAAATATAAACGATGCCAACACAAAATTTCGATTAAAAACAGAAGTTGAAAAATATTATTCAAATAAAGTTGAAAACAGTCTTCAATCCGTTTTCGGTTTAGGAAACGTTGTAGTTGTCTCTGAAGTTGACTTAAACTGGGAAAAGATAGAACAACAGGAAAGAAGGGTAGAACCTGTAGTAGATGAGAACGGAATAATACTAAGTCAACAAAGTAAAATGGAACAAAGTGGCGGGCAATCAACAGGTAGAATTCCCGGAGTAGATTCAAACATTCCACCTTATACTTATCAAACTCAAGCAGGAACAGATAATTATTATATTAGCTCTAACATAATTACAAATTATGATGTAAACGAAATCTATAGAAAGACTATAGAAGATAAGACCGGAGAAATAGCTAATAAGAGTTTTACCATTTTTATTGATTTTTCACAAAGTAAAATGCAAAACTCAGAAGAATTAAGATCTCAAATTACTAAAGCTATAGCAACTGCAGTTGGAACTTCTGAAACAAATATCTCATTAGTCGATATTCAGTTTAATAGAGATATTGAGACTTTACGTTCTCAAATAGAAAGCGAATTACAACAAAGAAGACAGAGAATTGTAAACATTGTAATCGCTATTATTATTACTTTAATGGTAATTATCTTTTTGATTATAGTTTCTAGAACTGCAAAATCGAGAAAAGCCGCTCGTCTCATAGAAGAAAGAAAAAAACAGTTAGAAACAGAAGCTGAAGCAGTTATAAACCAAAAAAAGGTAGAAGTTAAAGAATACAGCCCGGACGAAGAAAAAATAAAAGAACTTGAAGATTTAGTAAATAAAAATCCAGATGAAGTAGCGGAAATTATAAAAATATGGTTAAGGTCTCAATAA